The DNA region TCCCATCATCTTCAACAGAGGCCAACAGGCTTCGCCCACACTGCCTGGGGCTTTGAGGAATCTTATATCCACTCCGAAGCTCTTCCTTCCAGACTGGCTCTCTTACTTGGGATGGTTCCTCTCAGCTCAGGACTGTGCTGGCCCCAGGCTCTGGCCTTAGCAGTTCCCAGGACACACGGCCTGGGCCCAGActgcagcagctgtggctccagcTTCCAGATGGGAAGAGGGGAAGTATCTGGGGTCCAAGAGCTTGTCCCGGCTTCAGTCAGCACACAGCAGTGGCTTCCCAGAGATCTTCAGGTCGTCGAAGGGCAACAGGGCAAAGGGCTGAGGAAAGGAATGGAGAGAAGCAAGATTagggcccatggacagaggtggcagtgggggaagggagcTGAGAGACCCATTAGGCCCTTTCCTCCCCACCAAGCGATCCCTGAAAGAAATCAGGGAGCAAATCTTCCTACTAATCCCCAAAACAGTGGTTCCTCAGGGCAACTGGGTCCTGTTTTTGCTTTCGTTTTGGGAGTGGAGGGTGGGAAAGGGCACTCACAAAatatgttgattttctttttacatcatatatttaaaaatgggaaagactCTACAGAAAATCTAGGTTtcatctctcttaaaaaaaaaaaatccaagatctAGAAATACTGGGCCTGTCTTCCTCCTCTGCAAGAATCTGCTAAAGCTGAGTAGAGCGAGTGACCTTCAGACAAAAGACTATCTGGTTTCCGGCAGGCCCCAGCACCTGGCTGTCCATACCCAGCCCGCGTTAGCTGCATGGCTcctgcaggagtcccaggttcggGCCCCGGATCCTTAGGACACAGGCTGAGAGAGTGGCAGAGTCGTGGATCACAACCCCAGGCTCCTAACTCCTTGGCCCCTTCAGCTGTGATAGCTCCTGTCTCCACTAGGGATGTGGGAGGCCCTGGACAGCAGAGCTGAGTGTCCGCCTCTTACATCCTCAGCCAGGTCCTGGGGAGTCTCATCCTCCACGTTTCGCAGCAGGGAGTCGGCACCTGCCTCGCACAGGGTGGACGAGATGCTGCTGAGGCCCCGGCCCGCAGCCAGGTGCAGAGGCGTGCATCCATTGAGCATGCGGGCATCCACCCGGGCCCccgcctggaggaggaattgcACCAGACCCCGCTCCTGGGTCTCCACAGCCAGGTGCAGCGCTGTCTTCCCACTCGTGCCCTCCTGGGGGGAAGAAAGATGTCAGCCAAGGCCCTCAGAGGAGGCATGCCTCTAAGAAGAGGGGCCCCatgcctgggccctgggcccgGCAGCTCTCTGATGGGCTACCTTACCTGCACATCAATGTCAGCTCCGTTCTGAAGCAGCAGTTCCATGAGTGGCCGGTTCCTCTGCAGGGTGGCGATGTGGAGACAGGCCAGACCTGAGATGGGGTGAGGATGAGGGTTGCATCTACCAGCTCGCTCTCCCTTTCTTCAGGGACCTCCCTTACCCCTCAGCCCCAAGGGACTCCCCCGCCCCATCCCTGCCTACTCAGTGCCCCTGATCACAAGACTGTTAAAACACAAACCCAAAAAACCCCTCAAAAGTCTGGGGGGAAAGGAACTCAAAGTTTCCACCTTTTCAGTCATGTTATTGAAACTTTCACGCTTCGGGAGTCAGGTTGCTGAGTGACACCCCCCCATACACCACGCTTCGGGAGTCAGGTTGCTGAGTGACacccccccatacacacaccctcccccaccacaTGCTGCCTCCCCTgtccgcacacacacacagtctttttGTAAAACTCTACCTGCCTTCAGGCCGCTTCTAAAAGTTACCTTCCTCAGAGCTCTAGGGATCCTCAGGCCCCCAGCccttgaattaatgaatgaacgAATTAATTCATTAGTTCATTTTTAAACAGAGTGGTCAGGGAGACCCTCATGGAGCAGGGACGTTTGAGCAGAGACTTGAAAGAGATGAAGGATGTGAATTTGCATTGAGTTGTTTAAGAAGAGGGGCACCCAGGCCAGCAAGGAGCTAGCACAAAGACTACAAATCCCATCAAGCCCCACGCCCCCACTTCAGTCCCCTCACCTAGCTCTCCCATCCCCACAGCAGTGACTGCCTGTTAACCTGCCAGAGAACTCACTTCTTATGGCTATTGTTTGCCTCAGACATTATCTTGTTTTGGTCACAGATGCAAGTCTGGCTCCTACAATAATGTCTGGTACAGAGAAAGTTCTCAGTACATTTTTGATGAATGAATTAACGAGTTCATCTAATCTCTGCCGAACTGaatgtctttgttcttttttttaatcattttatgtattgatttgtttttggctgtgctggggtcttcgctgcacgggcttttctccagctgcggtgAACGGGGTCACTTTGCTAGTTACAGTGCTACGGCTCCTTATGGCGGTGGCTGCTCTTGctgcggagcgcaggctctagggcacacggacttcagtagtcgtggctcccaggctctaaagcacagtcTCAGCAGTTGTtgcgcttgggcttagttgctccacgacatatgggatcttcctggataagggattgaacccatgtctcctgcactggcaggtggattctttaccactgagccactagggaagccccccaaaccGTACATCTTGAGGGCAAAGTTGAGCTCTCTGCTTAGCATATAATAGGTTCTCCATAAATTCTAACCAGAATCCATTCATTAATTCACTCCTTCATTCAACAAAGGTATTCTGAGTACCTATGTGCTTAGAACTGGAGATGCATCAATAGACAAGCTGTGGCCCTCCCTTCCCTGAGAGTGGGGTCCCTGTCTcctatcccctcctcctcccacggGCCCTGCGGCCACCTGTACCTTGCCAGTTTTGCAGCTGGAGGTCCAAGGAGTGAGGTGTTCCTCTGcccggctctggctgcccctcGAGTAGGCAGCGGGCACAGGCCAGGTGTTGGCGCTGGCAGGCCACATGCAGGGCTGTGTCACCATGTCGGTCCTGCAGCACCCGGCTGGCCCCCTTCAGCACCAGGGCCCTCACTGCACCTGGCTGGTCCAGATGTACAGCCAGATGAAGTGCTGTCTGCAGGCACAGAGAGAGGGTCACAGGGTGGCTGCAACATGCTGCAACCTCTGGGAACCTGCTGGGGTGGGCACGGCAATTGCCAGCAGCATGGGAATTGTGGGCCCTGGTCTTCCTTCTGTTGTGCCCTATCAAACTCTTGGGGCCCCAATTCTGGAGGCAGGGTAAGGCAGGCGGCCCTCTGCTATTCTTAAGTCCCCTTAGTGCCggccctgcccccccaccctggagaaaggacagaGCCGGGGCAGGGAGGGATAGGGTGTGATGGTGGGAGCAGAATCCAGCTTCTCATCCTCTGGGGAGCCCTGTTATCCTGGGTGAGGGGCTGAGGTCTCAGGGGGAGGCGACAGGGGCATCAAGCAGGCTCTGCTCGGCACACTCCTCCTTGAATGCTCCCTGCAGACATCATGTCCTGTACTAACACCTTCCCTGGCTGCTTCCCACAGACAGTGGTTCCCACAGCAGCTGGCATGTGTCTCTATCACG from Ovis canadensis isolate MfBH-ARS-UI-01 breed Bighorn chromosome 20, ARS-UI_OviCan_v2, whole genome shotgun sequence includes:
- the NFKBIE gene encoding NF-kappa-B inhibitor epsilon isoform X1 → MSEARKGQDDTDESQYDSGIESLRSLRSLPESTPRPASGPSEGGGPQPWTHPPGTAKEPEDKEDTDGERADSTYGSSSLTEPLSLSGDPRTEGAVPDSPLRAAGALSPQQLEALTYISEDGDTLIHLAVIHEAPAVLLYCLALLPQEVLDIQNNLYQTALHLAVHLDQPGAVRALVLKGASRVLQDRHGDTALHVACQRQHLACARCLLEGQPEPGRGTPHSLDLQLQNWQGLACLHIATLQRNRPLMELLLQNGADIDVQEGTSGKTALHLAVETQERGLVQFLLQAGARVDARMLNGCTPLHLAAGRGLSSISSTLCEAGADSLLRNVEDETPQDLAEDPFALLPFDDLKISGKPLLCAD
- the NFKBIE gene encoding NF-kappa-B inhibitor epsilon isoform X2 — translated: MSEARKGQDDTDESQYDSGIESLRSLRSLPESTPRPASGPSEGGGPQPWTHPPGTAKEPEDKEDTDGERADSTYGSSSLTEPLSLSGDPRTEGAVPDSPLRAAGALSPQQLEALTYISEDGDTLIHLAVIHEAPAVLLYCLALLPQEVLDIQNNLYQTALHLAVHLDQPGAVRALVLKGASRVLQDRHGDTALHVACQRQHLACARCLLEGQPEPGRGTPHSLDLQLQNWQGLACLHIATLQRNRPLMELLLQNGADIDVQEGTSGKTALHLAVETQERGLVQFLLQAGARVDARMLNGCTPLHLAAGRGLSSISSTLCEPFALLPFDDLKISGKPLLCAD